Below is a genomic region from Citrobacter telavivensis.
GCCACCTCCGGTCTGGAAATGGCGCAGAACGCTGCGCGTCTGAGCTGGAAGGCGGAAAAAGTGGATGCCCGTCTGCACCACATTATGCTTGATATTCACCATGCCTGCGTCGAGTACGGTGGCGAAAGCAAGCAGACCAACTATGTCCGTGGGGCGAACATCTCAGCCTTCGTGAAGATTGCCGACGCCATGTTTGGCCAGGGTGTGATTTAATTCACCGCGGCACGAGCGTATTACACGCCCGCCTCTGCTTCTGCTGATGGCGGGCTTTTTTTCGCCGCGCGTTTGCGGGGCGCGCTCTTTTTCTTATCTGCATCGCCGGGTGCCACAATGCCACGGAAGCGGCGTACCGGCGTACTCCGCGCCTGATCGATCAGTTGATACAGCGTCCCCACCAGCGGCTGCATAAAATCCTGATAGCGGCACTGCTTTTCGCTGATTTGCGTCAGTATCGACTCCCAGTGGGCGGTCATGTCAGGACGGGTCGCCATCTCCGGCAGCGAGTGGAACAGCGCTTTCCCGGCATCGGTGGAGTGAATGTAACGCCCTTTCTTGACCAGAAAGCCGCGCTTAAACAGCAGTTCAATGATCCCGGCGCGGGTGGCTTCGGTGCCCAGCCCATCCGTTGCGCGGAGGATCTTTTTCAGATCTTTATCCTGCACGAAGCGCGCGATCCCGGTCATCGCCGACAGCAGCGTGGCATCGGTAAAGTGGCGCGGCGGCTGGGTCTGGCGTTCAACAACCTCCCCCTTTTCGCACAGTAATTCATCGTCTTTCGCCACCACCGGCAGCGGCGTGCCGTCGTTCTCTTCATCACGCTCTTTACTGCCGAGCAGCGTCCGCCAGCCCGCTTCTGCGAGGAACCGGGCTTTAGCAACGAATTTACCCTTCGCGATGTCCAGTTCAATCACGCATTTACGGAATACCGCATCCGGGCAGAACTGCATCAGGTACTGACGGGCGACCAGGTTGTACACCTTCGCTTCGTTCTCCGTCAGATTGATGTTGTTACTGCGTGCCGTAGGGATAATGGCGTGGTGCGCATCGACCTTTTTGTCATCCCAGCAGCGATTGCGGGTATCGGGATTCACCGCCGGTTGCGGCAGTAGATCCGGCGCATGCACGCTGATGGCGTTCATCACCGCATGACGTCCGGCAAAGTGCTCTTCCGGCAGATAGCGGCAATCGGAACGCGGGTAGGTAATGAGTTTATGGGTTTCATACAGTTTCTGGCAGATGTCGAGCACGTTCTGCGCGCTCAGACCAAAGCGCTTTGCCGCTTCAATCTGCAATGTGGAGAGCGAAAACGGCAGCGGTGCGGATTCTGATTCCC
It encodes:
- the topB gene encoding DNA topoisomerase III, which gives rise to MRLFIAEKPSLARAIADVLPKPHRKGDGFIECGNGQVVTWCIGHLLEQAQPDVYDSRYARWNLADLPIVPEKWQLQPRPSVTKQLNVIKRFLHEASEVIHAGDPDREGQLLVDEVLDYLQLAPEKRHQVQRCLINDLNPQAVERAIERLRSNSEFVPLCVSALARARADWLYGINMTRAYTILGRNAGYQGVLSVGRVQTPVLGLVVRRDEEIENFVAKDFFEVKAHIVTPADERFTAIWQPSEACEPYQDEEGRLLHRPLAEHVVNRINGQPAIVTSYNDKRESESAPLPFSLSTLQIEAAKRFGLSAQNVLDICQKLYETHKLITYPRSDCRYLPEEHFAGRHAVMNAISVHAPDLLPQPAVNPDTRNRCWDDKKVDAHHAIIPTARSNNINLTENEAKVYNLVARQYLMQFCPDAVFRKCVIELDIAKGKFVAKARFLAEAGWRTLLGSKERDEENDGTPLPVVAKDDELLCEKGEVVERQTQPPRHFTDATLLSAMTGIARFVQDKDLKKILRATDGLGTEATRAGIIELLFKRGFLVKKGRYIHSTDAGKALFHSLPEMATRPDMTAHWESILTQISEKQCRYQDFMQPLVGTLYQLIDQARSTPVRRFRGIVAPGDADKKKSAPRKRAAKKSPPSAEAEAGV